Proteins encoded in a region of the Ziziphus jujuba cultivar Dongzao chromosome 3, ASM3175591v1 genome:
- the LOC107423281 gene encoding probable aspartic proteinase GIP2 codes for MGCCSHFNFLFLCFLLILSNIISTSIAKKSSSSHPPIKTLVLPVTKVHYYPGPDQYVIKIKQRTPLLPIKLTIDLGLDNPFMHCDQAYVSSTYKPINCSSPVCSYANYPFEYCSNCPNGGVLNTPGCHDNTCQAYSINNISGRPGSGELFQDIVSVKSINGRSVSVPNFLFICSHTGSLLKLANDVQGMAAFGVSNISFPYQFTAAFGLEKKFAICLSPSEKSNGVIFFGNGPYVLQPGIDVSMSLTYTSLITNYFVKEYYLLLKAIKINGKFVPSDKWQYKLTFDYDKGGNGGTKIGTLLPYTVMESDIFSSVVDEFVKALGKNIPRVANVAPFDVCFNSTGIARSRLGPAVPTIELVFQNKAVWKIFGANSMVQAAKDVMCLAFVSKKEGFWSTAAIEIGGYLLEDNLIQFDLDNNRVGFSSSLLSKQTSCSNFKYTNHA; via the coding sequence ATGGGTTGCTGTAGCCACTTCAATTTCCTCTTCCTCTGTTTTCTTCTTATCTTGTCCAACATCATCTCCACCTCCATAGCCAAGAAATCTTCTTCTTCACATCCACCTATCAAAACCCTGGTTCTTCCTGTAACCAAGGTCCACTACTATCCAGGACCAGACCAATATGTCATTAAGATCAAACAGAGGACCCCTCTGCTTCCCATAAAGCTAACCATAGATCTTGGCCTTGACAACCCTTTTATGCATTGTGACCAAGCCTATGTCTCTTCCACTTATAAGCCTATAAATTGCAGCTCACCTGTTTGCTCTTATGCCAACTATCCATTCGAGTATTGTTCCAACTGTCCCAATGGTGGTGTACTTAATACTCCGGGCTGCCACGATAACACTTGCCAGGCCTATAGCATCAATAATATTAGTGGGAGACCAGGTAGTGGTGAGTTATTCCAAGACATCGTCTCTGTCAAGTCCATCAATGGCCGGTCTGTTTCTGTGCCTAACTTCCTCTTCATTTGCTCCCACACCGGCTCGTTGCTTAAACTTGCTAATGATGTCCAAGGTATGGCTGCTTTTGGAGTGAGCAATATTTCATTCCCTTACCAATTTACCGCAGCTTTTGGACTGGAAAAGAAGTTTGCAATTTGTTTGAGCCCCTCGGAAAAATCTAATGGTGTCATCTTCTTTGGGAATGGACCTTATGTTCTGCAACCTGGAATTGATGTTTCCATGTCTCTTACCTATACCTCTCTCATCACAAACTACTTTGTTAAGGAATATTACCTTTTATTGAAGGCTATCAAGATCAATGGCAAGTTTGTTCCTTCTGATAAATGGCAATACAAGCTAACCTTCGACTACGATAAGGGTGGCAATGGTGGAACAAAGATTGGCACTCTCCTTCCCTACACTGTCATGGAGAGCGACATATTTTCTTCTGTCGTTGATGAATTTGTGAAAGCATTGGGCAAGAACATCCCGAGAGTAGCAAATGTGGCTCCATTTGATGTTTGCTTTAACTCAACTGGCATTGCTAGATCACGCCTGGGCCCGGCTGTGCCTACCATTGAACTTGTGTTTCAGAACAAAGCAGTTTGGAAGATATTTGGAGCTAACTCCATGGTTCAAGCTGCCAAGGATGTCATGTGTCTTGCGTTCGTAAGtaaaaaggaaggtttctgGTCGACGGCTGCAATTGAGATTGGAGGTTATCTATTGGAAGACAATCTTATTCAGTTTGATCTAGATAATAACAGAGTTGGATTCAGCTCTTCTCTACTCTCCAAACAAACTTCTTGCTCCAACTTCAAGTATACAAATCATGCTTAA